The Nitrospira sp. sequence GGCCTTCCAAGAGGCCGTCGTCAGATGTGGGTTAGAGCAGAGGAGCAGTTTGAGCTGATGAGGAGACGATGTCAAGGGGGAAGGTTGCAGGGTGAGCACGTGTGGAACTTAACCATGCTGCAGGGCTTCAGTCACCATTATGGTCTTGGGTCCCATATTGGGGTTGCAACACCAGGGCAAAAAGGAGGGGTATCGGTAACTAGCATAGGAGTAGCAGTTTTTACTCCGAGGAAAGTCTTGCCCACTGCTGGAAGCAGCCTGGTAGAAAGCAGAAAATGATGGATCGTCGCTTCCTTCACTGAGATCATAGGTTGTTTGATCGGATGACGGCACACATGACGAAGATTTTAGTCATCGACGATGATGCCCGCGACCGGGAGCTCCTCATGGCCGTCCTAGAGGAAGGAGGTTATGAAGTTACATGGGCAGACAATGGTGGGGCAGGGTTAATGTTATGTCACCAGCGAACTCCTGATGCGGTCGTGTTGGACCTCAACATGCCCGGAATAGACGGTCTCAGCCTCCTGCGGCAATTGCGGATATTGCACCCCACTCTCCCTGTCGTCGTGTTTAGTGGACGCAGCACAGCAGAGGTTGAGGAAGAGATGCTGAACCAGGGCGCCACGGCCTTTATTCAGAAGGCCTTTTCCCTGGATCTCCTGGGGGCGGCATTGCGGGAGGTCCTGCCCGCTCCCACACGACCACCCTGTCATCAAGAGGAGAACGTTATGCCGTCGTCCATCGAGGCCGAGTTACGAAAGGCCAGGACAACCATTACCGGTCTGATTGAAGTCTTGAACACCATCAAGGGACGAGCACGGAACATTGTAGAGGACAGGGAAGACGTTACAAAAGCAGCGGCTCGCATTGCGTTGGATGTAGAGCAAGCAATCGCCCAGATCAAGAAAACATGAAGAAGTCATCCCGCCTCGCATGGAAATTCCCCCACCATCTTAGGCTAGACCTCTATACCGCTCCTAACCAAGCTCGTAAGCAGGCTGGCGAATGCTATGAACGCCACAGGGATGAGCGTCGCGCCTAATTGTTTCCTTCTTGTCTCCATATGTTTCGCAGTATTGAATTACCCTGTGGAGTTGGCAAATATGGATATCCCTTGGGATTCCTCGCTCGCACAAGAGAGTCTCGCCCTTTATTTGGCTTTCGCTAAGAGACTTTTGAGTTTCTCATAGCCAGGGGCTTCGGGATGGCAATAATACTCGGTGAGAGTCCCCTGGCCATTGCGGATTGAGATACGGAAGCTCTTGCCATGCGCCTCGATCTTCACCGTCTCCGTAATATTGATATAGAGATCTGGATTCACCTGAACGATGTTGTCCATTACCCCCTCCCATCAATGACCATTCAGTTGAAAAGGAGCCTGAGGGAGTATACGTGAAATGGATTGGGGCTCAACGAAAAGGCGGATTGGCTCATGGGAAATGTATTGCTTTTGATTCCTATCTATTTGGTATAATAATTGTGCCGTGAGTCCTGTGGGGTCAGCCAGCCCCGCATATTAGGGACCATCCAGCATGAGGATTGAAACATTTCATGTTGAGTGGCATCTCACCCCACGCGGCTGGGTGCGTGGGAACTGGTCCACGGACAAACCCCTGGCTCTGAAAATCTCTCCCCCTGACGATCGCATTGAGACGTGGGTCAAGATCGAAATCACGCACGACCGCCAGTACTCCCGCACCCACATGGAATGGTCGCTGACGTGGACTTCCCCCCAATACAGTGAACTCATGAAGCAAGCCTTCAGGACACGCATCCGTGTGCCTGCGCCGGAATCTGCCAGTCCACGCATCTCGGTCTGGAAATTTCCCCCGGCCTAAGGTGCTCTCTTCAACTCAAATGCTCGCCCAGCCTGCTTCTGTGCGAACCAACGCCCGTGGATGGGCCCTCATGATGTCGATCATGTTTGTGTCCAAACTTTGAATTGAGGCATAGCAGCACAAGGCGATCATGGGAGATGCCGCAATGAGTGTCGTGGCTTGGCGCTCGAAGCGCATAAAGGCCTGGCGAGATTCGATTGAGGTAAATCGTCCCGGCCCACCCACGGCCCGCACACTTCCATAGCCGAGCTGACGAGCTCTAGGAGGTAACGCAGCAAGCCGCTTTAGGGAATGATCGATATCGAAGGCGCTCTCACCATACCAGTCTCCCGAAGAGGAGATCTGGAGCTGCTTGGTAGCTTGCAGCGCCGGACCATTGAGGCCGTGATCGGACAGTTCGTCAAGGGCTACCAAGATGCTCATCGGCGGTGGAATGATCCAGACACACAACTCGTGGTCGGCGAGACCCGCCATCAGAAAGGATGCAGTCACATGGAGAAAGTCTTGGGGCCGTCGATAGAACAAGCAGAGATGGGATCCTAATGGGATGTCATGGGTCCCGCGAATTCCACTGGCAGGCATGAGGCACCTCCTCCTCCTCGCAGGTTTCACGAACCCTGCTGCTGATGCTGCCGCCTTATCAGACGTATCAGGAAGTATTTAACGAGGGTCTTCGGCGGCGGCCTGCGGATCGGGAAAGGTCGCCTGACATTCCAGACATCGCAGCAGGCCCGACTTAGACCCGCCTCGTGAGCGAACCTCATCCACGGCACGACCGTGTGTACACGCGGTGCGCTCCTTCAGTGACGATGCCGGTTCAAGGGAGACACGTGTTTGGGGTGGGGGCAGCATAGGCAGTACTCCTTTCTGACGTGCGTGTAATGGTTCGATACAAGCTGTTCCCGGTCCATTGCCAGAGGAGAGTGCAGAACATACGAGCCGGTCGCAGGCACGGATGTACTCGGGGAGTTCTCTTGCAAGCGGGAGAAAAGCAAGGGAGACGCCGCATGGACACCTGCGTGCTCACAAGGTGTCGGCGGTGGGCCTTCCAGGACCCGACGGCAGGTTGTGGGGTGGATTGTAGGTGAAGAAGCCTATGACTATTCGAGTGGGATGTCAACCTGGGTTGCAGCACTATAACTGCTAGGACAGGCATCAATGCTCTAAGTCTGCCAACGCCATCTTCTACTCAATTTTCGCCACTCTCACGGTGGCATGGGGTGAGGATCAATCCATAAGCCTTTCCTTGCTTTGGGGTTCACAAGTACGACCATAGGCGGAATGAATCCAATTATATTCTATGTGAATCGATGTGATTCACCTTCTGGAACTGCTTCCGACAGAAACACCACATAATACGTGCTCTTCTCTCCATTTTCGGGTGGCTCATCACTGGCTTATTTGTTGCTCGTACATCGCTGCCAACATCCCCCATCACTGGAGAAAGGTGCCTGATGCCTACTACTCAAAATCACTCTAGGTCCAACCCCAAGCCAATTCCCAAAGTAAAGAGTAAGAAGAAGTTGGATCAATACATTTTTTATGCGAACCCCAAACTCAAACACCCGCCAAGCACGACTAGCATACCGTGGTTGCCGAGTACACCCAAGATTGGCACGGACGGCTAGTTAGTCGGCTTATCCTTGAGCCTTGTCCGTACCCGCCTGTGTCACTTGAAGGGCGAGCATTTCCCAATTTCCATATAGGGCGGATGGTCGCGTCGCCCATTATTTTCTTCTTCCCGCCAGTGGGTACACTCTCGCCAACCTCGAGCATGCCTGGCGCAGCATCCCCGGTCGGATCGGCTTGCACGATGTGCGGACTCACGATCTCCAATGCACTGCCGCATCCTGGTTGGCAATCGATGGCGACAATTTTCCCGTGATTCAACAGGTCCTGAATCCTTCTAGCCTCACATGCACCCAGGTTTATGCCAGGCTCTCGCCCCATCGCGCCGCCACCGCCTCGTGCTCTAGAACAAAACGAAAGGACACACGAGTGGCCGGGGTAAGCACAAGCGGGTCAGTTCTGTGCCATCGTGAATCCCCGAGCCGCAATACGGGAGGCGCTGACGTTAGGGACACCTGACCGTCGTCATTGTATGAGCGGCTTACGACTGCTTAACAGGATTATTTGGTTTGGTCAGGTGAGGGGCAATCTTAGAGAGGACTTCCCCGCAGTAGTACTCGATCAAAAGGGCTTCATCATGGGTGAGCGGTCGGTTCTGAGCAATAGTCGAGAGAATGTGTTCGCACGCTGAAGAGAATATATGGACTTCTTTTGCGAGCTCCATCAACGCTCCTTTCCCAGGCTTAAATGTGGCGGCATTCTGCCAGAAGCAGTGGTGGAGCCAATACCATCCGAAAGGAGGGGGGCTCTGAGCGGCTCGCGGCACGAGCAGGGGAGTAGTCTTGGGTTACTTCTTGCGGCTACCCTTCTTCTTCGTAGCCTTACGCTTGCGTGTAGGTGTACATGGGTCACTCATGGTCGCGCCAGCCACTCCCCGAGCGAGTTTCGTGCGAGTAGCGGGATTCTTTCCGGGAAGCTTCTTAGGTACGGGGTTCATGTTCGCTTTGCGCTTGGGTTGTAACATGTCTTCCTCACGCCAAGTTAGTCGATTTTGGGTTCGACGGCAAAAAAATGTATCTTACGATCAAGACTGAGATGCTGGGGCTAAAGAATGTAGGTCCCATACCTGCTCAGGATCCAGATTCTATTCGCGGTATGGCCTTCTTCTGTGACATACGCCTTGATCGTGTCACCCGGCTTCACAGGATCCAACTTGGTGCTTTTGTCTACATGGAGTTTTATCCCTATCCCGTCCTCCTCTGCGATGCAGTAATACTTTCCGGCGATCGCCAACAACGTGCCCTTGATCGTACCCTTCGTGAGGCGTTCTTTACTCGTGGGGCTGGCTTCTTTCTCCGCCAGGGAATTGGCGGCATACATCACCGTGATTCCCGAGTTCAACAGTCCAATTGTGATTATCGATAGGATAATGGTTCTCATAAAGCCTCCATGAAGTGCTGAACCATTGTTGCGCAGCACAGCCAGGCCAAGAACTGGGCATGTACCTGGCTGTATGAGCGGCTTACGGCTGAGCCAGCAGGAGTACTCGATTTGGGCAGGTGAGGCGGGATCTTGGAGGGAAGCGCCGCTTCTAATTCGTGTTGAGCTGTTTGACTCGGTCTGGAATCTGCGAGATCTTGGTGTTGATGTCGCCCAGTAGCTTCCATGCACTATCTCGCGCCGCTTTGCCACATGGCGTCATTTGCAGAGCCACGAGCACTGTTTTCAGGCGTGCCTCCAATTCTATTTGTTCCAGTTCGAGGTCCTCGCGCAGCTTGATCACCCTTTCTTCGACCGATGCAGAAGGTTGCACTTTGGTGAGCAAATTCTCCGTCTCACTGGTCACGAGTTGGTTCTCTTGCACATACGCAGGGAACGCCAGTTTCCAGATTGGTGGGAACAAACATGGGTTCTCCATCGGGACACGTACCTTCTCGGATCGTGCCCCCTGTGCAGAAAATCAATGGTAAGGAGAGTAGAGGGAGAATGGCGAGTAGGCGGTACATTCCTCTGTCAACATACGTCCCAGGCCCAATGAGGACAACTGGGCCTTCTCCCTGACTACGAAGGCCGTGGATTGAGCGCTGCAAGCGCAGGCGGGATTCTTCCCGCGGAGTTTCCTGGGTACAGGGGGTCATGGTCGCTTTTCGTTTGGGTTGAAGCATGCCTCCATGATGCCAGACCGATGGATGCATTGCTTGATGTAGTCTCGGTTCGGGTCACGGGTTCGGTGACGACTCTGCAGCAACCCCTCTAATTACTCTTTCCGCCTTGCACGTAGAATAGTTGCCCTCCTACAATACGCCGCGCGGTAGTGGGTCAGTTTCGATTTCTTAAATATTGCCTCTGCTTAAGCGGTCATGTAAGCTAGGGGCATGAAGAAAAACAAACCATCTACCGACATCAATGTGACTGCTCATGACATTCTGCAAGCTATCACCGGCGAACCTGCTGGGACAACTTCAGTTAAGAAGAAGCCTGCCGGTATTCCCACCAAAAATCCTGCCGCTGTCGCTCTAGGCCGCTTAGGAGGGCTGAAGGGTGGCAAGGCAAGGGCGGCGAAGCTCTCGGCCAAGAAGAGATCCGAGATAGCTAAGAAAGCCGCCCAAACTCGCTGGAGGCATAACCCAGCGAATTTATAGACTCCCGCAATAGATAGAATTACGGGCTATCTTTCATTTTTTTGGATAAGCTATACTTCTTGTAGTTTTATATACGTTTTATACATAGGGACGGTCTATAGCTCCTCGGCCAGGAGAGCTGTATGAAAATAAACGATTTAATACTTCGTTGTTATGCGGAAGAGGAAAAGGATGGCACTTGGTTTGCCATTTGTCTAGACCTGAACATTTATGCTCGTGGCGATAGCTATGAAGAGGCACGTACTAAGCTAAATAAATTGGCTATTTGCTATCTGAGAGAAGCCATAGAGGAAGATTCACAGTATTTCGACGATCTGGTCCCAAGACGTGCTCCATTGGGATTTTGGATGCGATATGTATATGGAAAGGTTTTGAGCCTATTTTCTGAAAATTCTACACACGGATTCACTATGCATCTCCCAATGATTCCTGCTGCCTGCTAGTGCCTTTCAAGCCGCTCCCCTGTCGTATTGTTCGGGCCATTCTCACGGAACTTGGTTTTATTGAAAAACCCTGCCGGTCGGGTACTTCTCATGAGCAATGGGAAAAGATTGAGAATGGGCATTTCTATAAAGTGACCATTGATTGTCATCGTGGCGAAGTAAAGGCATCTGACATTAAGAGTATTATTGGGCAAGCCGGATTAACCAAGAAAGAGTTCTGGAAACTAGCAGGGCTGTGAATATACCTACCATCTACGTACATTAGCATCTCTTTGCTTTTGCTTTGATAGGCATCGCATCTGTTGTTCATCGTCCTGGCTATGTCGAACGATATAAAGACCGTTACAAGAATTCTCTGTGGTTCATGTGTAGGACCGCATTTACTATCTTAGTAGAGCGTTCAGTAAAGTATGCGGATGAGAATGGTCGAACGCTCGAAATTGTGTTTGAGGGAGCAGGTAAGAGAGAGGATAGGGACATGATACTTTATCTAAAGGAACTCAAACGGACCGGCAATCCATTTAGTCAAAGTGCCTCTGAAGGCTATGCCCCATTGACAGGACCTGATTTTCAGCGTGTAATTTTAGGTGAGCCGCATCGGAAGACTAAGCTCGTGCCCATGCTACAGATTGCCGACTTAATTTTGTATCCAATCGCAAAGGGCGGGTACGAGACGACATATCAATCCTATTTCAGGCTCATGGAAGGTGGAAAACTAATTGACTGCGCGTTGTCGAATGATCAAAAGGCACTGCGAGGAATAAAGTATAGTTGTTTTGATTTCAAAAAAACTAAAGGCCCGGAGTGAAATCCGGGCCTTTAGTCGGCTTGCTAGCTATACGCAAACCCCAGGGCAATGCCCCTATATCTGACTAAAACTGATATAAAACAGGTTCAAGAAATTTCTTGGCTGACGATATTTCATTGAGTAATCATATATTTATAAATTGGCACTGACAGTCAAGAATACACTTAAGAATGACCTGATATGGCTTGTGATCGCCTAAAGAATGTCGTGAGCAGCAAGGCTGGGATGTTTCATCTACCCTTCGAGACCCTGCTTCTGCTGCCAAATCTCGAAGAAGGTCCGAAGGCTATCTATGGCTAAGGCTACGGTCTCTACTTGTATGTGTGTAAGCGGACCGTCCCGCTGCAGATACGTCTCGAGCGAAGAACTGGCAGCCAGGAATTTGGCGACCAACCGTTGGGCAATTATCTCATCAGGAGTCATACGATCATCTTACATCACGCTTCAAGCAGGTGCATTATGAGATCCAGCGCTTCATTCCAGGACCAACAGAAGGGGACATGCCTAGTAAACCAGGATTACACTTCGCGAAGTCCGGGCAAAGCCTGCATTCTGCGGCGACCATGAAAGTCTGTAAAGATGCGAACTGAGCAGGACGTAGTTCGAGCTTGGACAGCCAATGAAATCCTTTTGCGCGAGAAAGTGCACCCGCTTGTCATCGAGCCTTTGGGGCAGCCCCCTGGACTTCGAACTGAAACAGAGTGAGAGTACATTCTCGCCGCCTTTCTTGGCCGTTGCTTTGATTCCTTTAGGTCAATCCAAGTCTTATGTAATCCAAAGAATGAGGCTCACCTGTGGATCGATGCATACATTCTTAGCCGCTCAATATTTGAAGTGGATGTAACATTACGCTGGTGCAAGAAGAAACCATGTAACCTTGATAGGTTTGTGGATGATTATCATTTGAAGGTCGCCCAAATGTTTGATTCGCTTTCCGAGCCACAAAAGGCTGATGTGGCGTCAGAGAGGCAAGCGCAGATACGGGAGCGAGAAGCGAGGGTTCTTGAGAGGTATCAACGCGGACATGGAACGATGAGTGTCATGAAGAGCCTTGAACAGATTTGCAAAGAACTGAGTCAGAACGAGCCCGAGCCAAATACCCTATGGGAATATAACAAACTCTACAGAGAAGCATCGAGTTTTGCGCATCCCACTATGTGGCACCTCTTCTCATATCGCGCCAAGCTTTCACCCGTTACTGAAGTGACTCCCTCGCCGGATACCGGATATTGGGCACTCCTGATTTCCGGAGGGTGCTTCTTACGCATTCTGGGACAATGGAATAATCAGTTCAAGCGTCTGCCGGAACCGCAACCGTTCGAATGGATGGTCGAATGGGAAAGGACGTCAGGACAGGATAAGAATGATCATTAGGCTCATGAAGGGATTACTTGCATTGGGGATGGGGGAAAGAGACCAATTAGGGAGATACGATTAGAGATGTCTTGACAGATATTTTGGAGTGTGTTAGGGTGCTTTTGTCAAAATAGTGACGACGATCTTAGTCGGTGGAGAGGCTGACAGCCTCGAAGATCCCAAAGGACTTCCACCGATGAGCGCGGTAAGCTGACAGCTAGGCCGAGCGAGACGTGATCCAGGATACTAACTGGTCACCTCACTCGGCCTTTTTATTTGTCCGACAGGTGGCCGAACCCAGGAGGCACGCCATGCCGGACAATATCTCCAACCATTCTGCGGTTCTTCGCATCAAAGACATTCAGCGCCTGATCTCACTGAGTCGCAGTGCGATCTATTCTCGCTTGTCAGACCTCGACTTCCCAAGACCAATCAAACTCGGACCTCGTGCAATCGGTTGGCTGAAATCTGACATCGAAGCGTGGCTTGCAGGTCGGCCTCGCTCTGCAGATAGCAGGAGGGCGAAATGAGTCATTCAAAAGGTTTTGAGCCCATCGGCGACATAATCCCAGACGTTCTGAAAAAGATTTCCCAGTGCGCTGAGCTGCGCCTTCGGCTCGAAGCGGAGC is a genomic window containing:
- a CDS encoding DUF1902 domain-containing protein, producing MKINDLILRCYAEEEKDGTWFAICLDLNIYARGDSYEEARTKLNKLAICYLREAIEEDSQYFDDLVPRRAPLGFWMRYVYGKVLSLFSENSTHGFTMHLPMIPAAC
- a CDS encoding MEDS domain-containing protein; amino-acid sequence: MPASGIRGTHDIPLGSHLCLFYRRPQDFLHVTASFLMAGLADHELCVWIIPPPMSILVALDELSDHGLNGPALQATKQLQISSSGDWYGESAFDIDHSLKRLAALPPRARQLGYGSVRAVGGPGRFTSIESRQAFMRFERQATTLIAASPMIALCCYASIQSLDTNMIDIMRAHPRALVRTEAGWASI
- a CDS encoding type II toxin-antitoxin system HicA family toxin, with amino-acid sequence MPFKPLPCRIVRAILTELGFIEKPCRSGTSHEQWEKIENGHFYKVTIDCHRGEVKASDIKSIIGQAGLTKKEFWKLAGL
- a CDS encoding AlpA family phage regulatory protein; the encoded protein is MPDNISNHSAVLRIKDIQRLISLSRSAIYSRLSDLDFPRPIKLGPRAIGWLKSDIEAWLAGRPRSADSRRAK
- a CDS encoding response regulator, with the protein product MTKILVIDDDARDRELLMAVLEEGGYEVTWADNGGAGLMLCHQRTPDAVVLDLNMPGIDGLSLLRQLRILHPTLPVVVFSGRSTAEVEEEMLNQGATAFIQKAFSLDLLGAALREVLPAPTRPPCHQEENVMPSSIEAELRKARTTITGLIEVLNTIKGRARNIVEDREDVTKAAARIALDVEQAIAQIKKT